A window of the Diospyros lotus cultivar Yz01 unplaced genomic scaffold, ASM1463336v1 superscaf1, whole genome shotgun sequence genome harbors these coding sequences:
- the LOC127793060 gene encoding uncharacterized protein LOC127793060, with protein sequence MAEQMKEPCKKAACDIQSCLSKNNFDSRKCLKVIEMLQSCCERCNYNSTHCASLSGLLKQKPK encoded by the exons ATGGCGGAGCAGATGAAAGAACCGTGCAAGAAGGCGGCGTGTGACATTCAATCGTGTCTCTCCAAGAACAATTTCGACTCCCGAAA GTGCCTTAAAGTGATTGAAATGCTTCAGTCATGCTGCGAGAGGTGTAATTATAACTCAACGCATTGTGCTTCTTTGTCTGGTCTTCTAAAGCAAAAGCCCAAGTAA
- the LOC127792763 gene encoding transcription factor TCP8-like, with amino-acid sequence MELNKQPKSTSSATATSQPHLLRHQPPASTSSSSSPRVLLFEGRSHQAHLTRPAGGGGGGASGSAAASPSTSSTSASTASATPPHLVDASLAIATRSESTDPTKKNNQQLAIATNPPKRSTKDRHTKVDGRGRRIRMPATCAARVFQLTRELGHKSDGETIEWLLQQAEPAIIATTGTGTIPANYSSLSISLRSSGSTISAPPSKSAPLSFHSALGFHDESFTHMLGFQHQQPHLLTADQIAEAMPAVAGGDNSEENYVRKRFREDLFKDETQPPRGEPNSPSNKQFKSGNDNIPPLPKQQEAGPSSSTHRSMMPAAAMWAVAPGPSGGGAGSTFWMLPAPESQMWPFATAPSPSGTTVQAPLQFMPRFNIPPGNLEFQGGRAMLMQQQQPSQHLGLGISDTNLGMLAALNAFSRSSGLNHPLEHHQEQQQHHHHHHQPQATDHGTGDEDPTSSQ; translated from the coding sequence ATGGAGCTTAATAAACAACCCAAGTCCACCTCCTCCGCCACCGCCACTTCACAGCCGCACCTCCTCCGCCACCAGCCTCCCGcctccacttcctcttcttcttcgccGCGTGTGCTCCTTTTTGAGGGCCGTTCTCATCAAGCCCATTTGACGCGCCCTGCTGGCGGCGGCGGTGGAGGAGCAAGTGGGTCAGCTGCGGCCTCGCCGTCTACGTCCTCCACTAGCGCTTCGACCGCTTCCGCCACGCCGCCCCACCTCGTCGACGCATCTCTCGCCATCGCCACCAGATCGGAATCCACCGACCCGACCAAGAAAAACAACCAACAGCTGGCAATTGCGACCAATCCGCCGAAGCGGTCGACGAAGGACCGACACACCAAAGTCGACGGCAGAGGGCGGCGAATCCGAATGCCGGCCACTTGCGCGGCTAGGGTTTTCCAGTTAACCAGAGAATTGGGGCACAAGTCAGACGGCGAGACAATTGAATGGCTGCTACAGCAGGCGGAGCCAGCGATTATCGCCACCACCGGCACCGGCACCATCCCGGCGAACTACTCGTCACTCAGCATATCCCTCCGGAGCAGCGGATCCACCATTTCGGCGCCGCCGTCCAAGTCGGCGCCACTCTCTTTCCACAGCGCCTTAGGGTTTCACGACGAAAGCTTCACTCACATGTTAGGGTTTCAGCATCAGCAGCCGCATCTTCTGACAGCCGATCAAATCGCCGAAGCCATGCCCGCCGTCGCCGGCGGAGACAATTCGGAGGAGAATTACGTGAGGAAGAGATTCAGAGAAGATTTGTTCAAAGACGAAACCCAGCCTCCTCGAGGCGAACCGAATTCGCCTTCAAACAAGCAATTCAAGAGCGGAAACGACAATATCCCGCCACTGCCGAAGCAACAAGAAGCTGGACCATCGTCGAGTACGCACCGGAGTATGATGCCGGCGGCGGCTATGTGGGCGGTGGCACCGGGACCTAGCGGCGGCGGCGCCGGCAGCACATTCTGGATGTTGCCGGCCCCAGAATCCCAGATGTGGCCTTTTGCCACCGCACCATCACCAAGCGGAACCACAGTTCAGGCGCCATTGCAGTTCATGCCGAGGTTTAACATTCCACCTGGAAACCTTGAATTTCAAGGGGGAAGAGCCATGTTAATGCAGCAACAGCAGCCATCTCAGCATCTTGGATTAGGAATTTCAGACACTAATTTGGGCATGTTGGCTGCTCTAAATGCCTTCTCGAGATCATCTGGCTTGAATCATCCATTAGAGCATCAtcaagaacaacaacaacaccaccaccaccaccaccagccTCAAGCTACTGATCATGGTACTGGAGATGAAGATCCAACTAGCTCTCAGTGA